One window from the genome of Pseudomonas fluorescens encodes:
- a CDS encoding alkaline phosphatase family protein codes for MPAPQTVRNVLYIMCDQLRRDYLSCYGHAHLHTPNIDRLAAAGVRFSRAYTQGTICGPSRMSAYTGRYVSSHQVAWNAVPLPLEELTIGDYLRPHGIRTALVGKTHATPNLEALQRLNIDPDSVQAEPLNEVGFDAYFRHDGIYPDSPLFDDKRESAPYTHYLREQGYSGTNPWHEWANAAEAENGEVLSGWHMRNAGRPARVAEQHSETVYTTDRAIDFIHEQAERPWCLHLSYIKPHWPYIAPAPYHALYGAEHIQAPIQPGQTSDHPVYQAFRQHQESLNFSRDEVRLTVIPTYMGLIKQIDDQLGRLFDFLQSNGRWDDTLIVFTSDHGDFLGDHFLGEKEFLLEPAVGVPLIVRDPRAPADISRGTVDARLVETIDALPTFLDALGLPTADHRLEGRSLIPLLHAHDITWRRYAIAEYDYAFQAPARERLAQPIDRCRMTMVRSERWKYLAYDGFRPQLFDLDNDPQELHDLGSDPTYAEVRETHLGYLFEWLRGLKRRTTISHTEIDLRGQRFRYGEPEAEKVVQIGVW; via the coding sequence ATGCCTGCCCCCCAAACCGTCCGCAACGTGCTGTACATCATGTGCGACCAACTGCGCCGCGATTACCTGTCGTGCTACGGTCACGCCCATCTGCATACACCGAACATCGACCGCCTGGCCGCCGCCGGTGTGCGTTTCAGCCGCGCCTATACCCAGGGCACCATCTGCGGCCCCTCGCGCATGTCGGCCTATACCGGGCGCTACGTCAGCAGCCATCAGGTGGCGTGGAACGCGGTACCGTTGCCCCTGGAGGAACTGACCATCGGCGACTACCTGCGCCCCCACGGCATCCGCACGGCGCTGGTGGGCAAGACCCACGCCACGCCCAACCTGGAGGCCTTGCAGCGGCTGAATATCGACCCCGACAGCGTGCAGGCCGAGCCGCTGAATGAAGTCGGTTTCGACGCCTACTTTCGTCACGATGGCATCTACCCCGACAGCCCGCTGTTCGACGACAAACGCGAGTCCGCGCCCTATACCCATTACCTGCGCGAGCAGGGCTACAGCGGCACCAACCCGTGGCACGAATGGGCGAACGCGGCAGAAGCTGAAAACGGCGAGGTGCTCAGCGGCTGGCACATGCGCAACGCCGGCCGACCCGCGCGAGTCGCCGAGCAGCACTCGGAAACCGTCTACACCACCGACCGCGCCATCGACTTTATCCACGAACAAGCCGAGCGACCGTGGTGCCTGCACCTGTCCTACATCAAGCCGCACTGGCCCTACATCGCCCCGGCGCCCTATCACGCGTTGTACGGCGCCGAGCATATCCAGGCGCCCATACAGCCTGGACAAACCAGCGATCACCCGGTGTATCAAGCGTTCCGCCAGCATCAGGAGAGCCTGAACTTTTCCCGTGACGAGGTGCGGCTCACGGTGATTCCCACCTACATGGGGCTGATCAAACAGATCGACGATCAACTCGGGCGCTTGTTCGATTTTCTGCAAAGCAATGGCCGCTGGGACGACACGTTGATCGTGTTCACCAGCGACCATGGCGACTTCCTCGGCGATCACTTCCTGGGCGAGAAAGAATTTTTGCTGGAGCCTGCGGTGGGCGTGCCGCTGATCGTGCGTGACCCGCGGGCCCCTGCCGATATCAGCCGTGGCACGGTGGACGCACGCCTGGTCGAAACCATCGACGCCCTGCCGACTTTCCTCGACGCCTTGGGCCTGCCCACTGCCGACCACCGCCTGGAAGGCCGTTCGCTGATCCCGCTGCTGCACGCTCACGACATCACTTGGCGCCGCTACGCCATCGCCGAATACGACTACGCCTTCCAGGCCCCGGCCCGCGAGCGCCTGGCACAACCCATCGACCGTTGCCGCATGACCATGGTGCGCAGCGAACGCTGGAAGTACCTGGCCTATGACGGCTTTCGTCCACAGCTGTTCGACCTGGACAACGACCCGCAGGAGCTGCACGACCTGGGCAGCGACCCGACCTATGCCGAGGTCCGCGAAACCCATCTGGGGTATCTGTTCGAGTGGCTGCGCGGGCTGAAGCGGCGCACCACCATCAGCCACACAGAGATCGATCTGCGTGGCCAACGGTTTCGTTATGGTGAGCCGGAGGCGGAGAAAGTGGTGCAAATCGGCGTCTGGTAA
- a CDS encoding TauD/TfdA dioxygenase family protein, whose amino-acid sequence MSNAALAVQPIAQALDIHPVAGRIGAEIRGIRLSGDLDAATVEAIQQALVQHKVIFFRDQTHLDDQSQEAFAHLLGEPIAHPTVPVRDGTRFLMELDGTRGQRANSWHTDVTFVDAYPKASVLRSVLAPKSGGDTVWANTSSAYNDLSAELRALADTLWAVHSNEYDYAAIKPDVSVERLEEYRKVFTSTVYETEHPVVRVHPVSGEKTLLLGHFVKRLKGYSQADSTQLFNLLQSHVTRLENTVRWRWRSGDVAIWDNRATQHYAVDDYGTQERIVRRVTLKGDVPVGVQGQSSKTTKGL is encoded by the coding sequence ATGAGCAACGCCGCATTAGCTGTTCAACCCATTGCCCAGGCACTGGACATTCACCCGGTCGCTGGCCGCATCGGTGCCGAGATCCGGGGCATCAGATTGTCCGGTGACTTGGATGCCGCCACCGTCGAAGCCATCCAGCAGGCGCTGGTGCAGCACAAGGTGATCTTCTTCCGCGACCAGACCCACCTCGATGACCAGAGCCAGGAAGCCTTCGCCCATCTGCTCGGCGAGCCTATTGCCCACCCGACGGTGCCGGTACGCGACGGTACGCGGTTCCTGATGGAACTGGACGGTACGCGCGGCCAGCGCGCCAATTCCTGGCACACCGACGTGACCTTCGTCGACGCCTACCCAAAAGCCTCGGTGCTGCGTTCGGTGCTGGCGCCCAAGTCCGGTGGTGACACCGTGTGGGCCAACACCTCCAGTGCCTATAACGACCTCAGCGCGGAGTTGCGCGCATTGGCCGATACCCTGTGGGCGGTGCACAGCAACGAATACGACTACGCCGCGATCAAGCCGGATGTGTCAGTAGAGCGGCTCGAGGAATACCGCAAGGTGTTCACGTCTACGGTGTACGAAACCGAACACCCGGTGGTGCGCGTGCACCCGGTCAGCGGCGAGAAAACCCTGTTGCTGGGGCATTTCGTCAAACGCCTCAAAGGGTATTCGCAGGCGGATTCGACCCAACTGTTCAACCTGTTGCAAAGCCACGTCACGCGTCTGGAAAACACCGTGCGCTGGCGCTGGAGGAGCGGTGACGTGGCGATCTGGGACAACCGCGCCACCCAGCATTACGCCGTGGACGACTACGGTACCCAGGAGCGTATCGTGCGCCGGGTCACCCTCAAGGGCGATGTGCCGGTGGGCGTGCAAGGGCAGTCGAGCAAGACCACCAAGGGTCTCTAA
- a CDS encoding LysR family transcriptional regulator has product MDLRQLRYFIALNEHRSFVRAADAMGITQPAFSRSIQGLEQEFGCVLVDRGHKDLRPTPEGQVVLQHALTLVHGAALLSSEVTRMTKLDAGDLRFGCGPAPAVKLVPDAVARFITAHPKIRTGFQVDNWEKLSRALSREEIEFFIADIRQFETDPNFQTRALTPKRGVFFCRPGHPLLAKDSLSTNDMFDYPLAAPLISQGIRKLLANLSGRMDFSPSIQTEHFPALVKIVLQSNAIGVGTEEAFADDIAQGTLVLLHWRNLPQNMDTLSARCGIVSRTGSRLSPAAKAMIETLLEVDQQAIGVAV; this is encoded by the coding sequence ATGGATCTTCGCCAACTGCGCTATTTCATCGCCCTTAACGAACACCGCAGTTTCGTACGCGCGGCCGACGCCATGGGCATCACCCAGCCAGCGTTCAGCCGCAGCATCCAGGGGCTGGAACAGGAATTCGGCTGCGTACTGGTGGACCGTGGCCACAAGGATCTGCGCCCTACCCCCGAGGGGCAGGTGGTACTGCAACACGCACTGACGCTGGTGCATGGCGCAGCCTTGCTCAGCAGTGAAGTGACACGCATGACCAAGCTCGACGCCGGCGACCTGCGCTTCGGCTGTGGCCCGGCACCCGCCGTGAAACTGGTGCCCGACGCCGTGGCGCGCTTTATCACCGCCCACCCGAAAATCCGCACCGGTTTCCAGGTGGATAACTGGGAAAAGCTCAGCCGCGCCCTGAGCCGCGAAGAGATCGAATTTTTTATCGCCGACATTCGTCAGTTCGAAACCGACCCGAATTTCCAGACCCGCGCGCTGACGCCCAAGCGTGGGGTGTTCTTCTGCCGGCCTGGGCACCCGCTGTTGGCCAAGGACAGCCTGTCGACCAACGACATGTTCGATTACCCACTGGCGGCGCCGCTGATCTCCCAGGGCATTCGCAAACTGCTGGCGAACCTAAGCGGGCGCATGGATTTCTCACCGAGCATCCAGACCGAACATTTCCCGGCGCTGGTCAAGATCGTGCTGCAGTCCAATGCCATCGGCGTGGGCACCGAGGAAGCCTTCGCCGACGACATCGCCCAAGGCACGCTGGTGCTGCTGCACTGGCGCAACCTGCCACAGAACATGGACACCCTGAGCGCCCGCTGCGGCATCGTCAGCCGCACCGGTTCACGCTTGTCGCCAGCGGCGAAGGCGATGATCGAGACGTTGCTGGAGGTGGATCAGCAGGCCATCGGCGTGGCGGTCTGA
- a CDS encoding LysR family transcriptional regulator: protein MHIDLRQLRHFIALAEQRSFVAAALTVNLSQSAFSRSIQALEHSAGCQLVDRGRKDLAPTKQGQVMLEHARRLVSGAQQLANEISQFNGLEAGELRFGCGPAPAAGLIPRAIGSFIGRYPKARVQFQVDDWQSLGKRLLSEEFEFFVADTRHFEAHPDYHTYRLRPRKWYFCCRAGHPLAQQPSVTAAQLMSYPLAVTIRPPNLRKVIVDLSGRPDYLPNVECENGYSLMGVVLRSDAIGIVSANSDVLHMARGDLVCLTIDGLAEDLEERYTRYGIVSRAGYRLSPLAEAMIEQIKQIDELDEEVCALENLAV from the coding sequence ATGCATATCGATCTGCGCCAACTCCGCCACTTCATCGCCCTCGCCGAACAACGCAGTTTTGTCGCTGCGGCATTGACGGTGAACCTGTCGCAGTCGGCGTTCAGTCGCAGCATCCAGGCCCTGGAGCACAGCGCCGGATGCCAACTGGTGGATCGCGGCCGCAAAGACCTGGCGCCCACCAAACAAGGCCAGGTAATGCTCGAACATGCCCGGCGGCTGGTCAGTGGCGCGCAGCAACTGGCCAACGAGATCAGCCAATTCAATGGTCTGGAAGCCGGCGAATTGCGCTTCGGTTGCGGTCCGGCGCCGGCGGCGGGGTTGATACCACGGGCCATTGGCAGTTTTATCGGGCGCTACCCCAAGGCCCGCGTGCAGTTCCAGGTGGATGACTGGCAAAGCCTGGGCAAGCGCCTGCTCAGCGAAGAATTCGAATTCTTCGTCGCCGACACCCGCCACTTTGAAGCCCACCCGGACTACCACACCTACCGCTTGCGGCCGCGCAAGTGGTATTTCTGCTGCCGCGCCGGCCACCCGCTGGCACAGCAACCCAGCGTGACGGCCGCGCAACTGATGAGTTACCCACTGGCCGTGACCATCCGCCCGCCGAACCTGCGCAAGGTCATCGTCGACCTCAGTGGGCGGCCCGATTACCTGCCCAACGTCGAATGCGAGAACGGCTACAGCCTGATGGGCGTGGTGCTGCGTTCCGACGCCATCGGCATCGTCAGCGCCAACAGTGATGTGCTGCACATGGCTCGCGGCGATTTGGTGTGCCTGACGATCGATGGCCTGGCCGAAGACCTGGAGGAGCGCTACACCCGCTACGGTATCGTCAGCCGTGCGGGGTATCGCTTGTCGCCGTTGGCGGAGGCGATGATCGAGCAGATCAAGCAGATCGATGAGCTGGATGAGGAGGTGTGCGCACTGGAGAACCTCGCTGTGTGA